The genomic segment GATGGCCGCTCGCGTCCAGGTAACCGAGATCGCCGGAGCGGAACCAGCCGTCTGCAGAAGGTCCTGCGTCTTCGGCATCCGACTGTCCGGCATAACGCATGACCCGGTGGCTCCGGATGCGGATCTCGCCTTGTTCCCCGGCCGGCAGCCGGGCGCCGGTCTCGGCGTCCACGATCGCCACCTCTACGTTTTTATCCACCTTGCCGGCCAGACTGTATTCGCACGACATGAACTGCTGCAGTCCGATGAACCCGCTCACCAGCTTCGATTGCATGAACAGGCCATACAGCGGCGACAGCACCGGATGGGGTTTGCGGTCCGTAATGCAGACACCGTTGGCGACCGCGCCCGCCTCGGTCGAGCCGTAGCTGACCATGAAAAAGTAGATATGCAGCTCCCGCGCGATGCGATCGAGCACGCGGCGGTCGACGGCGGAAGACGTGAATACGAGCCCGAGCAGGCTGCGCAGGTCGTGCTTGTCCCTCGCTTCGGAGGAGAGCATCTGCTCGATCATGAACGGGGTGCCGATCAGAACGCGGCATTTGAAGCGTTCGATGAAGGCGAGCGCGCTGTTCGGACTGTAGTGGCTGAGCATGACGATGCGGATCGAGCAGGCCTTCAAGGCAGTGAAGATCGTACCGAACCCGCCCATATGGTAGAGGGGCAGCAGACTCATGACGGACAGCTTGCGCGTCAGCCGGTCCGTCAGCCGAATCAGCAAGGCCGAGGCCGGGCCTGTGCGTTTGGGAGATCGGGCGGCAGTCATAAAGGACGCTGTGGAGCGGAGTACGCCCTTGGGTTTGCCGGAGGTGCCGGATGTATAAAGGAGGACGAGCGGGTCGCGGAGGTCGCGCCCGGCGGCGGCATTTCCGAATGCTTGCGGTCCGACCTTGGCCGCTTCTTCGGCCAGCTCCGCGTAGGCGCGGAAAGGCGCGCGGACCTCCGCCCGCTCCGCGAGCACGAACAGATGACGCGGCACCGGGCATTCGGCATGATGGCCTTGCGCGCCTCCCGTCTCCGCGAGCAGCTCGGCGACCATGGTCACGTACGATTGTCGCTGGCCCTCTTTGTCCAACAACAAGGCAGCCGGCTTGCAGTCCGCGAGGAGCGCGCGCAGCTCTTCTTTTTTGCTGTATGTATTAAGGGGGACCGCGACGGCCCCGATGCAGGCTGAAGCGAAGATAAGAAGGACGAGTTCTATTCGTCCCTGCATGAGCAAGGCGACTCTGTCTCCGGGGCGTATGCCGAGCGAGAGCATGCCCTCGGACAACCTTCGGACTTCCTCCCAGATCGTCCGCCAGTCGTAATGCTGATCGAAGCCGGGGAAGCTGAATGCGATGTCGTTCGGCGATCGTCTGGCGCGGTTTCGCAGAAGTTCGGGAACCGTGTCGCGCGGCGCCGTCCATGCCCTGTCCTTCATAGGGCGTCCTCCTCTATGATTTTGATACAATTAGTATACATAACGTTACAATTTGTTGATATAGGAAAAATGCCGATACGCCGCTATCCGACGGAATCTCCGTCAAACGGCGCAATAACGACAAAAAGCCTGAAGCGGCCGTCCGGGAAACGGTCCTGCTCCGGCTTTTAGCGGACTGGCTGTCGGTCAGGCTGGCGCGGTGCGTCCGCGCAGGGAGGAAGGGGAGACGCCGCAATAGCTCTTGAACAGTCGGCTGAAATAATAGATATCGCTGAAGCCGTGCTCGAGCGCGATCTCCGACACCGTCTTGTTCGTATAGCGCAGGTCCTGGGCGCAGCGGCCGATTCGCACGAAGTTCACGTAATCGGTGACCGAGCGGCTGGTAAGCTCCTTGAAGACGCGGCTGAAATGATAACGGCTCATGCCCGCGATGCCGGCCAGCGTCTCCACGTCAAGCCGCTTGGCATAGTTATCTTCGATATACTGCAGCACCGGCTCGATCCGAGTCAGCCGTCTGATGCGGGAAGCCAACTCGCCTTGCGGCATGCTCTCGGCGACATGTCCGCGGAGCATGACCGCGAGCAGCCGGAACAGACACGATTTAACCGAGAGCTCGTAAGCGACATCTTTTTTTTGAAACTCGGCGATCAGTTCGTCGAGACTGTCCTTGATGGCGGCATCGCCGGCGATCAGGTTCGCGAAGCGGATGCGGGACCGGACGATCGGCGTAATAAACTTCGTCTCGGCCGAGTCGATCCGATGGCTGTGCAGCAGGTCGGGATCGAAGATGACCGCATAATAAAACAAATGATCCGAAAGGCTCACGCCATGATGAAGATCGGCACAGTTGACGACGATCAAGTCTCCGGGACCGACGTCAAAGCTGTCGGCGTTGCAGGAAATGCGCGCCCGGCCTTCGACGATATATAGAAACTCCATATGCTCGTGCCAATGAGAAGGAAAAGCGGTGGTCCCGATCCGCTCGATGCGGCATTGATGGATCTTGAGCGGAAATTGGGGATCGGGCATATCCATGGGCTCCAGCAGCGCGGGATTGCGGTCCATGCGGCGGCACCTCCATATCGCACAATATTACAAATTGCCAGCATAGCTATTCATGGCTGGTCTGCTCTATTCATTTTATAGTACAGGTAGACAAATGAGTAGAGGGAGGCAATACCTGTGAAAAAGCTGGGCATCGGCGTTATCGGCACGGGTTCGATCTCTGAATCGCACTTGAATGCATACGCGGCCAACAAGAACGCAACGATCGTCGCGGTCTGCGACCTGAACAGAGAGCGCGCGGACAAGGCGGCGGAGAAATACGGCGCTTCGAGCGTCTACACGAACTATCATGACCTGCTGGCGAATCCGGAAGTGGAAGCCGTCAGCGTTTGCACATGGAACCATACGCACGCGGAGATCGCGATCGCCGCGGTCAAGGCGGGCAAGCACGTGCTCGTGGAAAAGCCGCTCAGCATGACGGTGGAAGAAGCCGAAGCCGTACGCGACGCGGTTCGGTCGAGCGACCGTATACTGCAAGTGGGCTTCGTCCGCCGCTACGACGCAAACGCTCAACTGGCCAAGCGCTTCACGGAGCAAGGCGAATTCGGCGAGCTTTATTATGCAAAAGCGTCCCTGATCCGACGTCTGGGCAATCCGGGCGGCTGGTTCGCTGACAAGGACCGTTCGGGCGGCGGTCCGCTGATCGATATCGGCGTGCACGTCATCGACTTGTCCTGGTATCTGATGGGCCGTCCGAAGGTGAAGTCGGTCAGCGGCAACGTATACAACAAGCTCGGCAACCGCTCGAACGTCAAGGGTCTGTCCTTCTACCAGGCGGCCGACTACGACGCTTCGCGCAATACGGTCGAGGATCTGGCGAACGCGCTCATCCGGTTCGAGAACGGCGCGTCCCTGCTCGTCGAAGTCAGCTACGCGCTGCATGCCAAGAGCGACGAGTCCGCGGTCAGGCTGTACGGCACCAAGGGCGGCTTCGAGATCGATCCGGAGCTGACGATCGTCTC from the Cohnella hashimotonis genome contains:
- a CDS encoding helix-turn-helix transcriptional regulator, translated to MDRNPALLEPMDMPDPQFPLKIHQCRIERIGTTAFPSHWHEHMEFLYIVEGRARISCNADSFDVGPGDLIVVNCADLHHGVSLSDHLFYYAVIFDPDLLHSHRIDSAETKFITPIVRSRIRFANLIAGDAAIKDSLDELIAEFQKKDVAYELSVKSCLFRLLAVMLRGHVAESMPQGELASRIRRLTRIEPVLQYIEDNYAKRLDVETLAGIAGMSRYHFSRVFKELTSRSVTDYVNFVRIGRCAQDLRYTNKTVSEIALEHGFSDIYYFSRLFKSYCGVSPSSLRGRTAPA
- a CDS encoding Gfo/Idh/MocA family protein — protein: MKKLGIGVIGTGSISESHLNAYAANKNATIVAVCDLNRERADKAAEKYGASSVYTNYHDLLANPEVEAVSVCTWNHTHAEIAIAAVKAGKHVLVEKPLSMTVEEAEAVRDAVRSSDRILQVGFVRRYDANAQLAKRFTEQGEFGELYYAKASLIRRLGNPGGWFADKDRSGGGPLIDIGVHVIDLSWYLMGRPKVKSVSGNVYNKLGNRSNVKGLSFYQAADYDASRNTVEDLANALIRFENGASLLVEVSYALHAKSDESAVRLYGTKGGFEIDPELTIVSERHDTILNVTPQVDSLKFNFQQAFQSEIDSFIASATSGTEPLSPVEDGLTMMRILRAIYESAELGKEIEL
- a CDS encoding class I adenylate-forming enzyme family protein, with the protein product MKDRAWTAPRDTVPELLRNRARRSPNDIAFSFPGFDQHYDWRTIWEEVRRLSEGMLSLGIRPGDRVALLMQGRIELVLLIFASACIGAVAVPLNTYSKKEELRALLADCKPAALLLDKEGQRQSYVTMVAELLAETGGAQGHHAECPVPRHLFVLAERAEVRAPFRAYAELAEEAAKVGPQAFGNAAAGRDLRDPLVLLYTSGTSGKPKGVLRSTASFMTAARSPKRTGPASALLIRLTDRLTRKLSVMSLLPLYHMGGFGTIFTALKACSIRIVMLSHYSPNSALAFIERFKCRVLIGTPFMIEQMLSSEARDKHDLRSLLGLVFTSSAVDRRVLDRIARELHIYFFMVSYGSTEAGAVANGVCITDRKPHPVLSPLYGLFMQSKLVSGFIGLQQFMSCEYSLAGKVDKNVEVAIVDAETGARLPAGEQGEIRIRSHRVMRYAGQSDAEDAGPSADGWFRSGDLGYLDASGHLIVTGRIKRIISRGGEKISPVEIEHALLKLPGVEAAFVVGVPDDKYGEQVCACIVPRRDATLITEKIRHDLAGMLSAFKIPAHILYVPYLPMSPTGKIAVADVRGLALAQLGEPAESRRNA